A region from the Microcebus murinus isolate Inina chromosome 3, M.murinus_Inina_mat1.0, whole genome shotgun sequence genome encodes:
- the GPR45 gene encoding putative G-protein coupled receptor 45, which translates to MACNSTSLETYEHLLLNATNATTDPGAGALPAPLRIVLAMGMLLMIVVGFLGNTVVCVIVYQRPAMRSAINLLLATLAFSDIMLSVCCMPFTAVTLITVRWHFGDGFCRLSATLYWFFVLEGVAILLIISVDRFLIIVQRQDKLNPRRAKVIIAVSWVLSFCVAVPSLWGWTFVEVPARAPQCVLGYTEFPAARAYVVMLVAAVFFVPFGGMLCAYTCILNTVRKNAVRVHNQSDSLDLRQLSRAGRRRLQRQHQVSVDLSFKTKAFTTILILFVGFSLCWLPHSVYSLLSVFSRRFYYGSSFYATSTCVLWLSYLKSVFNPIVYCWRIKKFREACIELLPQTFQILPKVPERIRRRIQPSTVYVCNENQSAV; encoded by the coding sequence ATGGCCTGTAACAGCACGTCCCTCGAGACTTACGAACACCTGCTGCTCAACGCCACCAACGCGACGACGGACCCCGGGGCCGGGGCCCTGCCCGCCCCGCTCAGGATCGTGCTGGCCATGGGGATGCTGCTCATGATCGTGGTCGGCTTCCTGGGCAACACCGTGGTCTGCGTCATCGTGTACCAGAGGCCGGCCATGCGCTCTGCCATCAACCTGCTGCTGGCCACGCTGGCCTTCTCCGACATCATGCTGTCCGTATGCTGCATGCCCTTCACCGCCGTCACCCTCATCACCGTCCGCTGGCACTTCGGGGACGGCTTCTGCCGCCTCTCGGCCACTCTCTACTGGTTTTTCGTCCTGGAGGGCGTGGCCATCCTGCTCATCATCAGCGTGGACCGCTTCCTCATCATCGTGCAGCGCCAGGACAAGCTGAACCCGCGGAGGGCCAAGGTGATCATCGCCGTCTCCTGGGTGCTGTCCTTCTGCGTCGCGGTCCCCTCGCTCTGGGGCTGGACGTTCGTGGAGGTGCCCGCGCGGGCCCCCCAGTGCGTGCTGGGCTACACCGAGTTCCCCGCCGCCCGTGCCTACGTGGTGATGCTGGTGGCGGCCGTGTTCTTCGTGCCCTTTGGCGGCATGCTGTGCGCCTACACGTGCATCCTCAACACGGTGCGCAAGAACGCCGTGCGCGTGCACAACCAGTCCGACAGCCTGGACCTGCGGCAGCTGTCCCGCGCCGGCCGGCGGCGGCTGCAGCGCCAGCACCAGGTCAGCGTGGACCTGAGCTTCAAGACCAAGGCCTTCACCACCATCCTCATCCTCTTCGTGGGCTTCTCCCTCTGCTGGCTGCCCCACTCGGTCTACAGCCTCTTGTCTGTGTTCAGCCGGCGCTTCTACTACGGCTCCTCCTTCTACGCCACCAGCACCTGCGTCCTGTGGCTCAGTTACCTCAAGTCCGTCTTCAACCCCATCGTCTACTGCTGGAGAATCAAAAAATTCCGCGAGGCCTGCATAGAGCTGCTGCCCCAAACCTTCCAGATCCTTCCCAAAGTGCCTGAGCGGATCCGGAGGAGAATCCAGCCGAGCACAGTCTACGTTTGCAACGAGAACCAGTCTGCTGTCTAG